One genomic segment of Peribacillus sp. FSL H8-0477 includes these proteins:
- the kynB gene encoding arylformamidase has product MSHWIDISQALNTQTVEWPGDTKFVYKISCTKAESGSVNVGQFTMSTHFGTHIDAPFHFDDHGKKVHELDLDLYIGPALLIEWNGNDTLKASDFKEVEFGEVSRVLIRTNSWTDRSVFPQSIPTIDLDLPKFLAEKGVRLIGLDLPTVDQLDSKDLPSHHELAKNGIHILEGLVLENIELGWYELSALPLSLTGADGSPVRAVIRKLIK; this is encoded by the coding sequence ATGTCACATTGGATTGATATTTCTCAAGCGTTAAATACCCAAACTGTAGAGTGGCCGGGTGATACCAAATTTGTCTATAAAATTAGTTGTACAAAGGCCGAAAGCGGCTCAGTAAATGTAGGACAATTTACTATGAGTACCCATTTTGGTACGCACATCGATGCACCATTCCACTTTGATGACCACGGCAAAAAAGTTCATGAGCTAGATTTGGATCTTTATATTGGTCCTGCCTTACTCATCGAATGGAATGGAAACGATACACTTAAAGCATCTGACTTTAAAGAAGTCGAATTTGGAGAGGTATCTAGGGTGCTGATTCGAACAAATAGCTGGACAGATCGTTCCGTTTTTCCGCAATCCATTCCGACTATTGATCTTGATTTGCCAAAATTCTTGGCAGAAAAGGGGGTTCGGTTAATCGGTCTAGATTTACCGACAGTTGATCAATTAGACAGCAAAGACCTCCCATCTCATCATGAACTGGCAAAAAACGGTATTCATATTTTAGAAGGTCTTGTTCTGGAGAACATCGAACTCGGCTGGTACGAGTTATCAGCACTCCCGCTTTCATTAACAGGTGCTGATGGGAGCCCAGTCCGAGCCGTGATTCGGAAACTAATTAAATAA
- a CDS encoding DUF6440 family protein, with amino-acid sequence MADKRFEDVYTQGKMEVTKIIRDNETGVLYMFHNDGLTSGLTVRVDKDGKPLVDKDFIPVE; translated from the coding sequence GTGGCAGATAAACGGTTTGAGGATGTTTATACTCAAGGGAAAATGGAGGTTACCAAAATCATTCGTGATAATGAGACAGGAGTCCTATATATGTTTCATAATGACGGCCTAACTTCTGGGTTAACTGTTAGGGTTGATAAAGATGGAAAACCTTTAGTTGATAAAGATTTTATACCGGTTGAATAA
- the wrbA gene encoding NAD(P)H:quinone oxidoreductase: protein MSVKLAIIYYSSTGTNYQLASWAAEAAKEAGAEVKILKVKETTPAEVIEGNEIWQRTIERTKEIAEVALEDLEWADAFIFSTPTRYGNVPSQFQQFLDTTGGLWAEGKLANKVVSAMASAQNPHGGQEATILSLYTSMYHWGAIVAAPGYTDPVTVTAGGNPYGTSVTVDQEGKMKEDVEEAVKYQAKRTVSVAEWVKKGLE, encoded by the coding sequence ATGTCTGTAAAATTAGCGATTATCTACTATAGCTCTACCGGAACGAATTATCAGTTAGCCTCTTGGGCCGCAGAAGCAGCGAAAGAAGCGGGTGCAGAGGTAAAGATTCTGAAAGTGAAGGAAACAACACCAGCAGAAGTCATTGAAGGAAATGAAATTTGGCAAAGGACCATTGAGAGAACGAAGGAAATAGCAGAAGTGGCACTAGAAGATTTGGAATGGGCAGATGCGTTTATTTTCAGTACCCCAACTCGCTATGGGAATGTACCCTCACAGTTCCAACAGTTTTTAGATACAACTGGCGGACTTTGGGCAGAAGGGAAACTTGCTAATAAAGTTGTGAGTGCCATGGCTTCTGCTCAGAATCCACATGGAGGTCAGGAAGCGACGATTCTTTCGCTTTACACATCGATGTATCATTGGGGGGCCATTGTGGCAGCTCCGGGCTATACGGATCCAGTGACGGTTACTGCCGGAGGCAATCCGTATGGAACCAGTGTTACTGTCGACCAAGAGGGAAAAATGAAGGAAGACGTGGAGGAAGCAGTGAAATATCAAGCAAAACGAACGGTATCAGTTGCAGAATGGGTGAAAAAAGGCTTGGAATAA
- a CDS encoding globin-coupled sensor protein has translation MLGLLKKKSVNTHWLVQGNKTDISISVTDPAILQKLKMIRLSESDLHVIKCLQPVVEEHIDQLVDDFYSTIIEVPALKHIIESYSMLEKLRSTLKVHVIELFSGHIDEKFLEIRDRVAKAHYKIGLQPAWYMGAFQNLQNSLLTIICNKTEDIGELQQLLSAVTKILSLEQQIVLEAYERQNAEMIHNTYTQGRQAIQGEITAVSKDLVSLAEKTITSVETLVNSSIGVKNQMAASIEQSNTVQEMSVEGQEKLNELLTKIYLINNDTQAMTDRTLQLVTSTQRITEIVRIVEEIAEKTNMLAINAAIEAARAGEHGRGFAVVSQEVRKLSEQTKDSVSEIRTLITASDVNTEKVMESLEHVKSAVQSGVSTSKETKQVFTHIAESIIESAQTLSTIDRKMNGLVYVIEEIGEATASVSASAEQLDGIANNG, from the coding sequence ATGTTAGGATTACTAAAGAAGAAATCAGTTAATACCCATTGGTTAGTACAAGGCAATAAAACAGATATCTCTATCAGCGTTACCGATCCAGCTATACTACAGAAATTGAAGATGATCCGCCTTTCTGAATCAGATTTGCACGTAATAAAATGCCTGCAGCCTGTAGTTGAGGAACATATTGACCAATTGGTTGATGACTTTTATTCCACTATTATTGAAGTTCCTGCTTTGAAACATATAATTGAATCGTATAGTATGCTCGAAAAACTAAGGTCAACATTGAAAGTACATGTGATTGAGTTGTTTTCCGGTCATATTGATGAAAAATTTTTAGAAATAAGGGATAGAGTTGCGAAAGCACATTATAAAATTGGATTGCAGCCAGCATGGTATATGGGTGCCTTTCAAAATTTACAAAATTCACTTTTGACAATTATCTGTAATAAAACTGAGGATATTGGAGAACTTCAGCAACTCTTATCGGCTGTTACCAAAATACTTAGTCTGGAACAGCAAATTGTTTTAGAAGCCTATGAACGTCAAAATGCTGAAATGATCCATAATACATATACGCAAGGCAGGCAGGCAATCCAAGGAGAAATTACTGCTGTAAGCAAAGATCTGGTTTCATTGGCAGAGAAGACCATTACATCGGTTGAAACCTTGGTAAACAGTAGTATAGGAGTAAAGAATCAAATGGCAGCTAGCATCGAGCAATCGAATACTGTCCAAGAAATGTCAGTTGAAGGACAGGAAAAGCTAAATGAATTATTGACAAAGATCTATTTGATTAACAATGATACACAAGCCATGACAGACCGTACTCTACAATTAGTCACATCGACTCAACGAATTACAGAGATTGTCCGTATCGTTGAAGAAATCGCGGAAAAAACAAATATGCTTGCCATTAATGCAGCGATTGAAGCTGCTCGAGCGGGCGAACATGGCAGAGGATTTGCCGTAGTATCACAAGAGGTCAGGAAGCTTTCTGAGCAAACAAAGGATTCTGTTTCGGAAATCCGTACACTTATTACTGCTTCAGACGTAAATACGGAGAAAGTGATGGAATCACTTGAACATGTTAAATCGGCCGTACAATCAGGTGTATCGACTTCTAAAGAGACAAAACAGGTTTTTACTCATATAGCTGAATCAATTATTGAAAGTGCTCAAACTTTATCTACCATTGATAGAAAAATGAACGGACTTGTCTACGTGATTGAAGAAATCGGAGAAGCAACAGCAAGCGTTTCAGCTTCAGCGGAACAGTTGGATGGAATAGCTAACAACGGTTAA
- a CDS encoding 3-oxoacyl-ACP reductase, with protein sequence MELKDQVVLVTGSSRGLGAAIAKAFGREGSRVIVNYFQNEEKAQQVVDSIGKDHAIAIKADVRNQSDIETLFKLAKNHFGENITTVVNNALVNFQFDATNRHTAETITWDEYQVQLEGSVKASLHTVQAAINDMEQRKFGRVINIGTNLFQNPVVAYHDYNTSKAALLGFTRSMAKELGEKGITVNMVSGGLLKETDASSKTSAEVFTIIRDSTPLQKVTSPEDVADAVLFFASPWSRAVTGQNLVVDGGLVMD encoded by the coding sequence ATGGAATTAAAAGATCAAGTTGTATTAGTGACGGGTAGTAGTAGAGGACTAGGTGCAGCAATTGCTAAAGCATTTGGACGTGAAGGATCTCGCGTCATTGTTAATTATTTTCAGAATGAAGAAAAAGCTCAACAAGTAGTAGACAGTATCGGTAAGGATCATGCTATAGCCATTAAAGCGGATGTTAGGAATCAATCTGACATAGAGACCCTATTCAAGTTGGCTAAAAATCATTTTGGTGAGAACATAACTACAGTCGTAAACAATGCATTAGTAAATTTCCAATTTGATGCCACCAACAGGCATACAGCAGAAACAATCACATGGGATGAGTATCAAGTACAATTAGAAGGAAGTGTAAAAGCTTCACTACATACTGTACAAGCTGCGATCAATGATATGGAGCAAAGAAAATTTGGCCGTGTTATCAATATTGGCACAAATCTTTTTCAAAATCCTGTGGTGGCTTATCATGACTACAATACAAGCAAGGCGGCTTTACTCGGTTTTACACGCAGCATGGCCAAAGAATTAGGAGAAAAAGGTATTACTGTAAACATGGTCTCTGGAGGACTTTTAAAAGAAACCGATGCTAGTTCAAAAACATCTGCGGAAGTCTTTACCATAATCCGAGATAGTACACCATTACAAAAGGTCACAAGTCCAGAAGATGTGGCAGATGCAGTCTTGTTTTTTGCATCCCCTTGGAGCCGTGCCGTTACTGGTCAAAATTTAGTAGTGGATGGCGGATTAGTGATGGATTGA
- the kynA gene encoding tryptophan 2,3-dioxygenase — MVNQDDKKLDSGIRTDFKKEMSYGDYLHLDSILSSQHRLSDHHDEMLFIIIHQTSELWMKLILHELKTAIESIQKDNLEPSFKMLSRVSRIQQQLIQSWSVLATLTPAEYMEFRDKLGSSSGFQSHQNRLIEFSLGQKNPQLLAVFRHQPELAETMEKALEAPSIYDAAITALAARGLPIDESVLNRDFSQTYEVNESVEKAWLMVYQDVEQYWDLYELAEKLIDIGSQQQSWRFNHMTTVERIIGHKMGTGGSAGVSYLKRVLDQQFFPELWTLRTKL; from the coding sequence ATCGTGAACCAAGATGATAAGAAATTAGATTCAGGCATTCGGACTGATTTTAAAAAAGAGATGTCATATGGTGATTATTTGCATTTGGACAGCATTCTCTCAAGTCAGCACAGACTGTCTGATCATCACGATGAAATGCTATTTATCATTATCCATCAAACAAGTGAATTATGGATGAAGTTAATTCTCCATGAATTAAAAACCGCAATTGAAAGCATTCAAAAAGATAACTTAGAGCCTTCTTTTAAAATGCTGTCACGGGTTTCGCGAATTCAGCAGCAGCTTATACAATCATGGAGTGTCTTAGCAACCTTGACTCCTGCTGAATATATGGAATTTCGGGATAAACTAGGGTCTAGCTCAGGGTTTCAATCTCATCAAAATCGGCTAATTGAATTTTCCCTTGGACAAAAGAATCCGCAACTGCTAGCGGTATTCCGTCATCAACCAGAACTCGCTGAAACTATGGAAAAAGCACTTGAAGCGCCCAGTATCTATGATGCAGCCATTACGGCACTGGCTGCTAGAGGTCTGCCAATCGATGAAAGTGTGCTGAATCGAGATTTTTCACAAACTTATGAAGTGAATGAAAGTGTTGAAAAGGCTTGGCTGATGGTTTATCAAGACGTTGAACAATATTGGGACTTATATGAGTTGGCAGAAAAACTGATCGATATTGGCAGCCAACAGCAATCTTGGCGATTTAATCATATGACGACAGTGGAAAGAATTATCGGCCATAAAATGGGAACTGGCGGTTCAGCAGGGGTTTCTTATTTAAAACGGGTGCTGGATCAGCAGTTTTTCCCGGAATTATGGACATTGAGAACCAAATTATAA
- a CDS encoding amino acid permease: MEKKQGGSLKRELKTNQLTMIAMGCAIGTGLFLGSGLAISTAGPSVLISYAIGAFIVLLLMGCLAEMTVAYPTSGSFGTIAEKYISPMAGFLVRYSYWIANVLAVGVEVSAIAVYMKYWFSTVPGVIWIVLFAAILIYVNITSVHTFASFEYWFSMIKISAIVLFVLLGAYVLLGSDTPSTGFSNYVNDGGFMPFGLWGLWVAVFISLFSFLGTEMIAVTAGEAKDPDVAVPKALKATVFRLSTFYVLTIGIMLLIVPWQSAGIEVSPFVKVMEILNIPGASGVMNFIILTAALSAMNSQLYASTRMIFALAQEKQAPSWFNQVNRKGVPSRAVAVSTLGVILAALVKVLSPDTSYAFMMGISMFGAIFTWFMIFVSHLYFRKNWGKKGGRQLPVRMIGFPYLTILGGLLLAALMISTWFTPSFKIVLQFGVPWLIFLCIVFKIMNWTKKSSPTDTKNKRVS; the protein is encoded by the coding sequence ATGGAAAAAAAACAAGGCGGTTCACTTAAACGTGAACTAAAAACAAATCAATTGACAATGATCGCGATGGGCTGCGCTATTGGAACAGGATTATTTCTTGGCAGCGGTCTGGCCATATCAACGGCTGGTCCAAGTGTACTTATAAGCTATGCAATAGGAGCGTTCATTGTATTGCTTCTGATGGGATGTTTAGCTGAGATGACCGTGGCCTACCCAACCTCCGGATCCTTTGGAACCATTGCTGAGAAATATATCAGTCCCATGGCTGGTTTTCTGGTTCGTTATTCGTATTGGATTGCGAATGTCTTAGCGGTAGGCGTGGAAGTTAGTGCGATTGCGGTATATATGAAATATTGGTTCTCAACGGTTCCTGGAGTCATCTGGATTGTGCTGTTTGCAGCGATTCTTATTTATGTAAATATCACTAGTGTTCATACGTTCGCTTCATTTGAATATTGGTTTTCTATGATTAAAATCAGTGCAATTGTCTTGTTTGTCTTATTAGGAGCGTACGTTCTGCTTGGATCAGATACTCCATCTACAGGGTTCAGTAATTATGTGAATGATGGAGGCTTCATGCCATTTGGTTTGTGGGGATTATGGGTGGCGGTCTTTATCTCGTTATTCAGTTTCCTTGGTACGGAGATGATTGCGGTCACAGCCGGTGAGGCAAAAGATCCGGATGTCGCCGTTCCAAAGGCACTGAAAGCGACTGTTTTCCGCTTATCGACTTTTTATGTTCTTACGATTGGTATTATGCTGCTGATTGTACCTTGGCAGTCAGCCGGGATTGAAGTAAGTCCATTTGTGAAGGTCATGGAAATATTGAATATTCCCGGAGCATCGGGCGTTATGAATTTTATTATCTTAACAGCGGCTCTTTCAGCAATGAACAGTCAGCTTTATGCATCCACTCGAATGATTTTCGCACTTGCACAGGAAAAACAAGCACCGTCTTGGTTTAATCAGGTGAATAGAAAAGGGGTGCCATCTAGAGCTGTCGCTGTTTCTACTTTAGGTGTAATTCTAGCCGCTCTCGTTAAGGTGCTTTCACCCGATACTTCTTACGCCTTCATGATGGGAATTTCAATGTTTGGAGCCATTTTCACTTGGTTTATGATCTTTGTTTCCCATTTGTATTTCCGAAAAAACTGGGGTAAAAAAGGCGGCAGGCAGTTGCCGGTTCGGATGATCGGTTTTCCTTATTTAACAATCTTAGGCGGCTTATTGCTGGCAGCCTTAATGATTTCGACTTGGTTCACACCATCATTTAAAATTGTGCTTCAATTCGGAGTACCATGGCTGATTTTCCTATGTATTGTGTTTAAGATAATGAACTGGACAAAGAAATCATCGCCAACCGACACGAAAAATAAACGAGTGAGCTGA
- the tatA gene encoding twin-arginine translocase TatA/TatE family subunit, whose protein sequence is MLSNIGVPGLIIILVLALIIFGPNKLPEIGRAVGNSLREFKKATNDITSDIKSDVQQDIELAKKDVSTK, encoded by the coding sequence ATGTTATCAAACATTGGGGTACCCGGACTGATTATTATCTTAGTCCTAGCATTAATCATCTTTGGACCAAATAAACTCCCTGAAATTGGCCGTGCTGTTGGAAACTCATTACGTGAATTCAAAAAAGCCACGAATGATATTACTAGTGATATAAAAAGCGATGTCCAACAAGATATTGAACTTGCTAAAAAAGACGTGTCAACAAAATAA
- the kynU gene encoding kynureninase yields MMNRQFEASKEYAIHLDLIDPLASFRDEFYLDSETIYLDGNSLGLLSKRAEASLLSSLDDWKQYGIDGWTKGENPWFTFSERLGALMAPLIGAEANEVIVTGSTTMNLHQLTATFYHPSGRRTKILADELTFPSDIYALQSQLKLRGYDSEQHLIQVKSRDGRILEEEDIIASMTDEVALIILPTVLYRSGQILDIARLTKEAHDRGILIGFDGCHSVGAVPHYFDRWDVDFAFWCNYKHLNAGPGSVAGLYVNKRHFGVLPGLTGWFGSKKDKQFDMEHIFSPAKDAGAFQIGTPHILSMAPLKGSLEMFAEAGIENVREKSLNCTQYFSDLIKSELSGLGFEMGHPLEDQRRGGHICLEHIEAARICKCLKEEKIIPDYREPNIIRLAPVALYTTYLEMWETVQALKSIVKDKQYEKFENKREVIA; encoded by the coding sequence ATCATGAATAGGCAGTTTGAAGCTTCAAAGGAATATGCAATACATTTAGATTTAATTGATCCACTGGCATCCTTTAGGGATGAATTTTATCTTGATTCAGAGACAATTTATCTGGATGGGAATTCTTTAGGGCTCCTTTCAAAGCGAGCTGAAGCAAGTCTACTCTCGTCACTGGATGATTGGAAACAATATGGAATTGATGGCTGGACAAAAGGGGAAAATCCGTGGTTTACTTTTTCCGAAAGGCTCGGTGCTTTGATGGCTCCATTGATTGGAGCAGAAGCTAATGAAGTAATAGTCACTGGGTCGACAACGATGAATTTACATCAATTGACAGCCACGTTTTATCACCCGTCAGGACGCAGGACTAAAATTCTTGCCGATGAGTTAACGTTTCCAAGTGATATTTACGCTTTGCAGAGCCAGTTGAAGCTGCGTGGATACGATTCAGAACAGCATCTCATTCAAGTGAAGAGCCGGGATGGTCGTATATTGGAGGAAGAGGACATTATCGCATCAATGACGGATGAAGTTGCCTTAATTATTCTTCCAACCGTTCTTTATCGCAGCGGACAAATTCTTGATATCGCTCGTTTAACAAAGGAAGCACATGATAGAGGTATTTTGATAGGGTTTGATGGCTGCCATTCCGTAGGGGCCGTCCCTCACTACTTTGATCGTTGGGACGTTGATTTTGCATTTTGGTGCAACTATAAGCACCTGAATGCTGGGCCTGGCAGTGTTGCAGGATTATATGTGAATAAGAGACATTTTGGTGTTTTACCTGGTCTTACAGGCTGGTTTGGATCAAAGAAAGACAAACAATTTGATATGGAACATATTTTTTCACCAGCAAAAGATGCTGGAGCGTTTCAGATTGGGACTCCGCATATCTTAAGTATGGCGCCTTTAAAAGGATCACTTGAAATGTTTGCGGAAGCAGGTATAGAAAATGTACGTGAAAAATCCCTGAACTGCACACAATATTTTAGTGATTTAATAAAGTCAGAGCTGTCTGGGCTGGGCTTTGAAATGGGGCATCCACTAGAAGATCAGCGGAGAGGCGGTCATATTTGTTTGGAACATATTGAGGCTGCGAGAATCTGTAAATGTCTTAAAGAAGAAAAAATTATCCCCGATTACCGTGAACCTAATATTATTCGGCTGGCTCCTGTTGCCCTTTATACTACATATCTGGAGATGTGGGAGACGGTTCAAGCTTTGAAAAGCATTGTGAAAGACAAGCAATATGAAAAATTTGAAAATAAGCGTGAAGTGATCGCTTAA
- a CDS encoding type II toxin-antitoxin system SpoIISA family toxin yields MLLFFRVFVWVIFTALLAYVFLSWRNKEAVSKKIEVIRKTWYLIFILGALIFWTVQPMSIFDSWKNYIIVAVIIVLIDMFVFLSMYISKVGDHELTAATKAVAENDKVLTDNREKIKNMFSLLKKEGIPEYYQTNQEYLDYLSILLQAYVEKDGMNVHILPFKTDQDKQLALSGLNDLNTSAIRATLEREDTYYNDEEKMALNPVSILTDPYIIKVKSRSFVSEVDCLLIALLIMIFDMVIKQR; encoded by the coding sequence ATGCTTTTGTTTTTCAGGGTTTTTGTTTGGGTTATATTTACCGCACTTCTGGCATATGTTTTTCTATCATGGAGAAATAAGGAAGCGGTAAGTAAAAAAATCGAAGTAATCCGGAAAACGTGGTATCTTATTTTTATTTTAGGTGCTTTAATTTTTTGGACAGTTCAGCCGATGAGCATCTTTGACAGCTGGAAGAATTATATAATCGTTGCAGTGATTATTGTTTTAATTGATATGTTTGTTTTTCTGAGTATGTATATATCTAAGGTTGGCGATCATGAGCTTACAGCTGCAACGAAAGCAGTAGCCGAAAATGATAAAGTATTAACAGACAACAGAGAAAAAATAAAAAACATGTTTTCTTTATTGAAAAAAGAGGGGATTCCTGAGTACTACCAAACCAATCAGGAGTATCTTGACTATTTAAGTATCCTCTTACAGGCTTATGTGGAGAAAGATGGAATGAATGTTCATATCTTGCCTTTTAAAACGGACCAAGATAAGCAATTGGCACTTTCTGGGTTGAACGACTTGAATACAAGTGCTATCCGTGCTACATTAGAACGAGAGGATACGTATTACAACGATGAAGAGAAGATGGCGCTAAATCCTGTTAGTATATTAACTGACCCATATATCATAAAAGTCAAATCACGTTCCTTTGTATCTGAAGTAGATTGTTTACTTATAGCTCTTCTGATTATGATCTTTGATATGGTGATAAAGCAGCGATAA
- a CDS encoding MarR family winged helix-turn-helix transcriptional regulator codes for MKEILREIGMIARSLDSISNIEFKEFDLTKGQYLYLVRICENRGIIQEKLAEMIKVDRTTAARAVQKLEINGFIEKKGDAHNKKIKKLFPTEKGESVYPFIKRENDYSNIRALEGFSEKEAETTFNLLQRIRENVEKEWVFVKKGNKRNY; via the coding sequence ATGAAGGAAATTTTACGTGAGATTGGAATGATAGCGAGGTCATTAGATTCTATAAGTAATATAGAGTTTAAAGAATTTGACCTTACAAAAGGGCAGTATTTGTACCTAGTTCGAATATGTGAAAACCGCGGAATCATTCAAGAAAAGTTAGCTGAAATGATAAAAGTAGATCGAACAACGGCAGCTCGTGCAGTACAAAAACTCGAAATTAATGGCTTTATTGAAAAGAAGGGAGATGCACATAACAAAAAAATTAAAAAACTCTTTCCTACAGAAAAGGGAGAAAGTGTTTATCCTTTCATAAAAAGAGAAAATGATTATTCTAATATCAGGGCATTAGAGGGGTTTTCCGAGAAAGAAGCAGAAACCACTTTCAATCTTCTCCAAAGAATAAGAGAAAATGTAGAAAAAGAATGGGTATTTGTAAAAAAAGGAAATAAGAGAAATTACTGA